A genomic window from Candidatus Brocadiaceae bacterium includes:
- a CDS encoding radical SAM protein, translated as MQPATADSLGERARAARRLLRSCSLCARDCGVDRLRGERGYCGLGPEAHCFREMLHFGVELEIAPAHAVYLAGCNMRCGFCTAAEWNARPSAAAPMDAAAMASRVAARKEEGARTLLFVGGEPTVNLPAALDLLARLPSVPPVAWDTNMYMSSGALETLSGVVDVYVADLKFGNDGCARRIADAPDYFETVTRNLLQAGTASELIVRHLLLPGHFECCFRPILAWLSSSLDSPRLALKGEYMPPQANDGAPAAYITDEELDRARDAACAAGIELVE; from the coding sequence ACAGCCTGGGAGAGCGGGCGCGGGCCGCCCGGCGTCTGCTGCGCTCGTGCAGCCTCTGCGCGAGGGACTGCGGCGTCGACCGGCTTCGGGGCGAGCGCGGCTACTGCGGCCTCGGACCTGAGGCCCACTGCTTCCGGGAGATGCTCCATTTCGGCGTCGAGCTGGAGATCGCGCCCGCCCACGCCGTCTACCTGGCGGGCTGCAACATGCGGTGCGGCTTCTGCACGGCGGCGGAGTGGAACGCCCGCCCAAGCGCCGCGGCGCCCATGGACGCCGCGGCCATGGCCTCCCGGGTGGCGGCGCGGAAAGAAGAAGGCGCGCGCACGCTCCTCTTCGTCGGCGGGGAGCCCACGGTGAACCTGCCGGCTGCCCTCGACCTGCTGGCGCGGCTGCCTTCGGTCCCCCCGGTCGCCTGGGATACCAACATGTACATGTCGTCCGGCGCCCTGGAGACCCTGTCGGGCGTCGTCGACGTCTACGTGGCGGACCTGAAGTTCGGAAACGACGGATGCGCCCGGCGCATAGCGGACGCGCCGGATTACTTCGAGACGGTCACCAGGAACCTCCTGCAGGCAGGGACGGCGAGCGAACTCATCGTGCGGCATCTGCTGCTGCCGGGGCACTTCGAATGCTGCTTCCGCCCCATCCTGGCATGGCTGTCTTCGTCCCTGGACTCGCCGCGGCTGGCGCTCAAGGGCGAATACATGCCGCCCCAGGCAAATGACGGGGCGCCGGCGGCGTATATAACGGATGAGGAGCTGGATCGCGCCCGGGACGCCGCGTGCGCGGCCGGCATTGAACTGGTGGAGTGA